Within Anopheles ziemanni chromosome 2, idAnoZiCoDA_A2_x.2, whole genome shotgun sequence, the genomic segment TCCTCTGCGAATGATTCCACACTACAACTTAGAGATCACCTCTACGATCTTTTGTCGGTAACAAAAGTTTTCAATATTGATTGAGCATTGACTAACGATCGTCGAATGGAGGAATTTGAATGTGAGAGCATAATGAGtgatgaataataaaaaaatgtagtgAAACAAGTGCACATTATGTAATTCTTCTTGTACCCGAGACCGTTAGCCGTGTGTTTTGGCACGTCGTCATAGTTCGTCATGAAAGTTAAAATAGTATTGATagatttttatataaaaaaagaacaacaaaatggAATAAAGAAGTCCTGATAAAGCATCGACAGGGTTTtgactttgtttttctcttttgtgtTAATGGGGGATACCCGATACTGATATCACTGTAAGGCACTTTAATAAACAATGGTACCTTCAATTATCATGCGCTCGGATTGTACCTTCGCAGTTTCAGTTGAATTCCCTACTGTCCCAGCTCTTCGTACGGAATCATTTCCGTAACCGTGGACCATTTTTTGATTGACACGTATAGGAAAATGGCAGCCATGAACACCCCGACGGAACCAAAGAAGGTGGCCACGTAGATTCCAAGCGATGGCAATGCTAGAGCCAACTGAAATGATTGAAGCAGATGCACAATTTAAATACCGTACAGTTGCAATCAACATTTGGTTATAAAACACTTACCTTAGCTTGCTCGGCAAGTTCCTGCGTAAGGGTGGCTCTCTGTCGGAACCATAACATGGGCACCATCAAATCTGGAACATTTTCGAAGAAGCtgtgaaaaggagaaaaacaatttaatgaCAATCATCGCAAGAGAAGAATTTTCGTCCatcgaaataaaacataccCAATACCCTTCAGATTCTGAAGATGTTCATTTATCTGAAGCTGAGCGCGTACGTCCAACGGAATTCCGGTCGTCGGTTCGATGGCCATGTAGAACTCATGCTCGGTTCGATTCGGGTGCATGCCGTCCAGCGAACTGCGGTAGCTTTCGTCCGCGAGGTAGAAATGCGGGTATGAAACAAACGTCGGCGAGCCATACTTGCAAGCAGAGGCATTGAACAAACCCGGCTTCAAATCGGGACAGTGGCTGGAATCCGCATTACACCAGCAGCTCGCTTCTGGGTACTTGGTCCCGTTGTCGAACACCCGCTCATCTCCGACGTACTTCGTGCCGCGGACGTCGTACAGCGAAACCTCTTCGCTAGCCTGCAGCGTAATCGAACGGCAGATATCGGACGGAAAGAGCGTAATGTTGGTGGGCGTCACCTTGTTCGCTGGCCACAGTTCGCCGCTTGTACCGTACACTTCGCCGCACCGTCCACTGTACATACCGGTCCGGGGTGATCCGTTCCACTGGGTAAGGAAGCCGGTATTTTGCAACCCATCTGCACCGGTACGCATCGTGAATGACCCATCGAACGTTTCACTCAGATTGCGTCCAACGAACCAACCAAACTTATCGAAAGGAATGTTCAGTCCGGTAACGTTGAGGGTTTTCAACAGATCCAACAACGGGTCTTCTACGCCATCGAAAAGCAGTTGCCGGACTGGCTTATTTTTCCACATCAATGATCCGTGCGTATTGAGCACAACATTGACACCATCTTTTATCATCCAATTTGAATTGCGCATCAGATAAGCCGTGTTCTGGGAATAGAAATTAAAGAGATCGTTTACACCGACCGGAAATTGTCGTTGAAAGTACAACACTTACCAGCGTGATAACGTTCAGGTTGGTGATCACATCGTCCAGCGATCCCTTGGACAGCTCGGGAACAAAATGCCACGTCCGACGTTGTTGGAAC encodes:
- the LOC131282186 gene encoding protein croquemort-like; amino-acid sequence: MCSSCTNLQKKMVSLGCSAFLILAAITLGVLWPSMSEKVLHDKLVVKPGSSNYENWIRTPIPMFLEIYLFNWTNADQLSNRSVKPNFVEVGPYTFSELHERVNLVWNDNGTVTFQQRRTWHFVPELSKGSLDDVITNLNVITLNTAYLMRNSNWMIKDGVNVVLNTHGSLMWKNKPVRQLLFDGVEDPLLDLLKTLNVTGLNIPFDKFGWFVGRNLSETFDGSFTMRTGADGLQNTGFLTQWNGSPRTGMYSGRCGEVYGTSGELWPANKVTPTNITLFPSDICRSITLQASEEVSLYDVRGTKYVGDERVFDNGTKYPEASCWCNADSSHCPDLKPGLFNASACKYGSPTFVSYPHFYLADESYRSSLDGMHPNRTEHEFYMAIEPTTGIPLDVRAQLQINEHLQNLKGIGFFENVPDLMVPMLWFRQRATLTQELAEQAKLALALPSLGIYVATFFGSVGVFMAAIFLYVSIKKWSTVTEMIPYEELGQ